The following are encoded in a window of Acropora muricata isolate sample 2 chromosome 6, ASM3666990v1, whole genome shotgun sequence genomic DNA:
- the LOC136919969 gene encoding sodium/potassium/calcium exchanger 5-like: MDPEYYDSGFSLVANEQCEIRSCKPPRIEEFPPDIFNQEQRFYGGVAFHFAICLHIFCALTVVCDDYFVASLNRITKCLGLKPDVAGATFMAVGSSAPTLFISIISTFFTEGDIGLGTIVGSTIFNTLFIIALCGIGAGLTMRLSWYPLFRDSTMYVTSVLILMLALYDQKIHWYESAAFFVAYALYIVVMYFNQSLENWCHKMKDKLFGKTNESEVESEVGNEEQDEESLEDKEIPDNPHLEIENHLKAPKGCFSKLVWMFTLPSIALFYITIPDCRLKKWRRYYLLTFTLSALWMGGLSYILVWMVSLVGYTYSIPECVLGMTFLAAGSSLPDAIASLVVAKQGSGDMAVSNCIGSNVFDMLCLGIPWMIKTTIISPNSAVYIQSQNIFFTSGILIASIICTVLSIALNKWRLDEKLGVVFLIMYLIFLGIATFIEVAPCC; encoded by the coding sequence ATGGATCCAGAATATTACGACAGCGGATTTTCACTCGTGGCCAACGAACAGTGTGAAATACGATCATGCAAGCCTCCACGTATCGAAGAATTTCCGCCTGATATCTTCAACCAAGAGCAGAGGTTTTATGGTGGCGTGGCGTTCCACTTTGCTATCTGCCTTCACATCTTCTGCGCTCTAACCGTCGTCTGCGATGATTATTTCGTCGCATCACTCAACCGTATCACCAAATGCCTGGGCTTAAAACCGGATGTGGCCGGTGCAACTTTTATGGCAGTTGGGAGCTCTGCGCCGAccttattcatttcaattatatCTACATTTTTCACCGAGGGTGATATCGGTTTAGGAACAATAGTTGGTTCGACGATATTTAACACGCTGTTTATCATAGCGTTATGCGGTATTGGCGCTGGTTTGACAATGCGTTTGAGTTGGTATCCATTGTTTAGAGATTCCACTATGTATGTTACAAGTGTATTAATTTTGATGCTGGCGTTGTATGATCAAAAGATTCATTGGTATGAAAGCGCAGCATTTTTCGTAGCTTATGCACTGTACATCGTAGTTATGTATTTTAATCAGTCCCTGGAAAACTGGTGTCAtaaaatgaaagacaaattaTTTGGGAAAACGAATGAAAGTGAAGTGGAAAGTGAGGTGGGAAATGAAGAACAGGATGAAGAATCACTGGAAGACAAGGAGATTCCAGACAATCCGCATCTCGAAATAGAGAACCACCTCAAAGCACCCAAAGGCTGTTTTTCTAAGCTTGTTTGGATGTTTACCCTACCGTCTATAGCTCTGTTTTACATCACAATCCCAGATTGTCGACTGAAAAAATGGCGGAGGTACTACCTATTAACTTTCACTTTGTCAGCTCTGTGGATGGGTGGTTTGTCGTACATTCTCGTCTGGATGGTCTCCTTGGTCGGTTACACCTATAGTATCCCAGAATGCGTCTTGGGTATGACGTTTCTCGCTGCAGGCAGCAGTCTCCCAGACGCAATAGCGAGCTTAGTGGTCGCCAAACAAGGCAGTGGTGACATGGCGGTGTCCAATTGTATCGGAAGTAACGTGTTCGATATGTTATGCTTAGGAATTCCGTGGATGATAAAAACCACTATCATCTCACCAAATAGCGCGGTTTACATTCAAAGCCagaacatttttttcacatCTGGAATTCTAATAGCGAGTATTATATGCACAGTATTATCGATAGCCCTTAACAAGTGGCGATTGGATGAGAAACTAGGCGTTGTTTTCCTTATAATGTATTTAATATTTTTAGGAATCGCAACTTTCATCGAGGTTGCGCCTTGCTGTTGA
- the LOC136919968 gene encoding sodium/potassium/calcium exchanger 5-like, whose translation MTQKFPRKISVLHFKKKHHFFNCSSHTIINVLQYQTLFSIQQRREGAIVIHSLVCLYCFGALAILCDHYFCASLEKLCKRLRIPTDVAGATFMAAGSSMPTLFIAIASVFMGEGDIGLGTIIGSTMFNILFISAICGLCSGMAIALSMWPLLRDSFAYTVHLIALLIAIEDNIVHWYEAIVFPLLYSGYILVMCYNRKLEALFDEVCKRFREIRKGFEMVQMEDPLETESEKTEREDKQERSETENDVEKNTEKSEIEEKEKGEFDRPSSQIHGFEARSPFEIPKSSFKLVVWVIMLPAHIVFFLTMPDCRKKGWENWYLVTFVVSILWMAIISYVLVWTVSVIGETFDIPECIMGLTLLAAGSSVPDAMASLVVAKHGMGDMALANCVGSNIFDILCLGLPWFLAATVVHPGSVVLIHSGHVVYTSLCLFGTVFVTLLVINLNHWTLDKRSGCMLLVIYLLFLSAAVILEALPGGDAPKLNPHHPGHLPNKGLGHHKNAPLKKIT comes from the exons ATGACACAGAAGTTCCCAAGAAAGATCAGCGTGCTTCATTTCAAGAAGAAACATCATTTCTTCAACTGCAGCAGCCACACAATCATCAATGTTCTGCAATATCAAACCCTTTTCTCGATACAGCAGAGAAGAGAAGGGGCCATAGTTATACATTCCCTGGTCTGCTTGTACTGTTTTGGTGCGTTGGCGATATTGTGCGATCATTACTTCTGTGCCTCTCTCGAAAAGCTCTGCAAACG GCTACGCATCCCAACAGATGTCGCAGGCGCAACATTCATGGCCGCTGGAAGTTCCATGCCCACTCTTTTCATAGCCATCGCATCGGTGTTTATGGGTGAAGGTGACATAGGCCTGGGAACTATTATAGGCTCAACAATGTTTAACATTCTTTTCATATCAGCAATTTGTGGCTTGTGTTCCGGAATGGCCATAGCCCTAAGCATGTGGCCTTTACTAAGAGATTCGTTTGCGTACACTGTTCATCTAATTGCGTTACTGATCGCTATAGAAGACAATATCGTTCACTGGTATGAAGCCATAGTGTTTCCGTTACTATATAGTGGTTATATACTGGTCATGTGCTATAACAGAAAACTCGAGGCTCTCTTCGACGAAGTTTGTAAACGATTTCGTGAGATTCGCAAGGGATTTGAAATGGTTCAAATGGAAGATCCTTTGGAAACCGAATCTGAAAAAACCGAACGTGAAGATAAGCAGGAAAGGTCGGAGACCGAAAATGACGTTGagaaaaacacagaaaaaagtGAAatcgaagaaaaggaaaaaggcGAATTCGATCGTCCATCGTCTCAAATTCACGGTTTTGAGGCTCGATCGCCGtttgaaattccaaaaagttCGTTTAAACTTGTTGTATGGGTTATCATGCTTCCGGCCCATATAGTGTTTTTCTTAACAATGCCTGATTGCCGCAAAAAAGGTTGGGAGAACTGGTATCTAGTCACGTTTGTAGTGTCAATATTATGGATGGCCATCATATCCTACGTTTTAGTCTGGACTGTGTCTGTGATAGGCGAGACTTTCGACATTCCAGAGTGTATCATGGGATTGACGCTACTGGCGGCAGGTTCAAGTGTCCCGGATGCAATGGCCAGCCTGGTTGTCGCTAAACACGGGATGGGGGACATGGCACTAGCGAACTGCGTTGGGAGTAATATTTTTGACATTCTATGTCTTGGACTGCCGTGGTTTCTAGCTGCGACAGTTGTTCATCCAGGGAGTGTCGTCCTTATTCACAGTGGTCACGTAGTTTACACCTCGCTGTGTCTGTTCGGCACAGTTTTTGTAACACTTCTGGTAATAAACCTCAACCACTGGACCTTAGACAAACGCTCTGGATGCATGTTACTGGTCATTTATCTCCTCTTCTTATCTGCCGCTGTTATTCTGGAGGCATTGCCAGGGGGAGATGCACCGAAACTGAATCCTCATCACCCCGGACACTTGCCAAACAAGGGACTGGGTCACCACAAAAATGCGCCCTTAAAAAAGATAACATGA
- the LOC136920870 gene encoding ankyrin repeat and SOCS box protein 13-like, translated as MISTDDYSMGNINDAELKIEQGPREAQLLFAAENGRVDKLRAILAQKDVNVDCANSSAVTALFLAAKEGHEECVRLLLDAGASVDGIGVVQNALTPLWVATYAGHKNCVHRLVLAGANLNTKFPETPLFVASREGRADCLKILIEAGSCVNVKNNRGQNPLHVACSEVHETCVELLANTDCDLDAMDQSGCTPLHHLCINAPDGHRSVKVLLQMGADVNISSKSWNHATSLHFCSQLGKLQNIRLLLNYGANMYIKDKCGLTARDRAKKHPECEEVLLKHEERPPRLLQLCCWTLREVLGTQGLERVHELPIPNNLQKFLVQQCFS; from the exons ATGATAAGTACGGATGATTATTCAATGGGAAACATTAATGATGCGGAATTGAAGATTGAGCAGGGGCCAAGAGAAGCGCAACTCCTATTTGCCGCTGAGAATGGGAGAGTTGATAAGTTAAGAGCTATTCTTGCCCAGAAAGACGTCAACGTTGACTGCGCAAACAGTTCGGCCGTGACAGCTTTGTTTCTGGCAGCGAAAGAAGGACATGAGGAATGCGTGAGATTGTTACTAGATGCAGGAGCCTCAGTTGATGGAATCGGTGTTGTACAAAATGCTCTGACGCCTCTGTGGGTGGCAACCTATGCTGGACATAAGAACTGTGTTCATAGATTAGTTTTAGCAGGTGCAAATCTCAACACGAAATTTCCTGAAACTCCTTTGTTCGTCGCTTCTCGCGAGGGAAGGGCCGACTGCCTTAAGATACTTATTGAAGCTGGCAGTTGTGTCAATGTAAAGAATAATCGGGGTCAAAATCCACTGCATGTTGCGTGTTCAGAAGTACACGAAACGTGTGTGGAACTTTTA GCAAACACAGACTGTGATTTAGATGCCATGGATCAAAGTGGCTGCACACCTTTGCATCACTTATGTATAAATGCCCCAGATGGCCACAGATCAGTCAAG GTGCTTTTACAAATGGGAGCTGACGTCAATATCTCTTCAAAAAGTTGGAACCATGCGACTTCATTACATTTCTGTTCACAACTTGGAAAGTTACAGAATATAAGGCTGCTATTGAATTATGGAGCTAACATGTACATCAAGGACAAGTGTGGCTTAACAGCGCGTGACAGGGCAAAGAAGCACCCAGAATGTGAAGAAGTGCTATTGAAACACGAAG AGAGACCACCCAGGCTTTTGCAACTGTGCTGCTGGACATTGAGGGAAGTTCTAGGAACACAAGGCCTTGAAAGAGTCCATGAATTACCAATACCAAACAACTTACAGAAGTTTTTGGTTCAACAGTGTTTTTCTTAG
- the LOC136919967 gene encoding AP-5 complex subunit zeta-1-like, whose amino-acid sequence MAERTSDPSTVLKQARLLQEPDFKEFCTKVTKNLQSRDRGSECVNNLRRLFLLLAATRQRRSISPELINELKKVACEPQQGPKRLRLLCATILQEIIPTSELIIDNVEPPIEEKWIPVIFPLVWVQGQERGYWSKHVPQLIQWLSKPGIPVELQLMSLGSLKLLIYVDDTFTSQDDVGKVSSLMANWLKNASTFSAPNPYQRQLLRGGKTRGSQLVEEVDGTSSRYFFTVLSIAQYFFPDQFLNIHSFSMLRPWLQQPGFTSQIVPSGSPRSPRSPMVSVPVSNSGSMENISESPHLSTSTFPSTLSQSQSTFDNMSISSHSSASYVVPVLQSSPLEPGIQSPVVSENADRDSISSDGGSRPQTPLSFPLDPEEIATKSQAYSAAKRVKHKRSHSNLSFSKLFPPSGQGVKSGQQELKERACEYCLRLLEQSERKPGKQQDAILIEACLVEAIYILDTLCSSDKSLIPKLIEIIRRLYTRVTSDINKWKRVLIPVVQFFLNHGETVVFDPEPACKTLFGPVLSSYYCHSSLAFDIIFFSLENLEKLSYSTSVLSKYFPNILKILAWYPRTYLKEFMDLLPAMLNEDTIVEVFHALLDLPCLAAALCTSSVKANSGDKMIFGQQSSAEAFWSPEHRSLYSFILRPEAGHGDTIDKLATLHSLLEDTLEQPRVVVSAQIVPVLLNVMFATVLEQAEEETVSRLVPVILERVGLLYPVQHYQREIHELLSQRLVQLCQKYPNLIIRFQQDIMDFVTGLKNLGPTKENFFVHLVWIIGEFASSAHDSGCTVQNIVHYFEAFEALTYEVIMQTAPGKVTFSGRLLSVLMTTLAKLASRCQDLIQRAILCLSKIVRQKPVLLSDPECYPDVLMRAQELINLLKLPNVAPVILSPDVEVYSGRWHRDSNSSLPLLLRTCDTILAS is encoded by the exons ATGGCCGAGCGCACTAGTGACCCTTCAACTGTTTTAAAGCAGGCACG GCTACTGCAAGAGCCAGACTTCAAAGAATTCTGCACCAAGGTTACAAAAAATTTGCAAAGTCGGGACCGTGGATCAGAGTGTGTGAATAATTTGAGGCGACTCTTTTTGCTTTTAGCTGCCACCAGACAAAGAAGAAG TATATCGCCAGAATTAATTAATGAACTTAAGAAAGTCGCTTGTGAACCTCAACAAGGTCCTAAGAGATTAAGACTCCTATGTGCCACCATCTTGCAAGAAATAATTCCCACCAGTGAGCTAATCATTGATAATGTGGAACCTCCTATTGAAGAAAAATGGATTCCAGTTATTTTTCCATTGGTTTGGGTACAG GGTCAAGAAAGAGGGTACTGGTCAAAACATGTTCCGCAACTAATTCA aTGGTTAAGTAAACCTGGGATACCTGTGGAATTGCAATTAATGTCACTTGGATCTCTGAAGTTATTGATTTATGTTGATGACACTTTTACTTCACAAG ATGATGTTGGTAAAGTCAGCAGTCTCATGGCTAACTGGTTGAAAAATGCCAGCACATTTTCTGCACCAAATCCCTATCAAAGACAGCTGTTGAGAGGAGGGAAGACCAGAGGG AGCCAGCTGGTTGAAGAGGTGGATGGAACATCTTCAAGATATTTCTTTACAGTTTTGAGCATTG CACAGTACTTTTTCCCTGACCAATTCCTGAACATTCATAGCTTTTCTATGCTGCGACCATGGCTCCAGCAACCTGGATTCACAAGCCAAATTGTACCTTCTGGATCACCAAGAAGCCCTCGCTCCCCAATGGTCTCTGTACCTGTGTCCAATTCAGGCTCCATGGAAAACATCAGTGAATCCCCTCATCTGTCAACATCTACTTTCCCTTCCACCCTCAGTCAAAGTCAATCAACCTTTGACAATATGTCCATTAGTTCCCATTCTTCAGCAAGCTATGTCGTCCCAGTTCTGCAGTCATCTCCACTGGAACCTGGTATCCAGTCCCCCGTTGTTTCTGAGAATGCAGATAGAGACTCCATATCAAGTGATGGTGGTTCTAGACCCCAGACACCTTTGAGTTTTCCTCTTGATCCAGAAGAGATTGCCACAAAAAGCCAGGCTTATTCTGCAGCAAAGCGAGTGAAACACAAAAGAAGTCATTCCAATTTAAGCTTTTCCAAACTATTTCCCCCAAGTGGTCAAGGGGTGAAAAGTGGACAACAAGAATTGAAGGAAAGAGCTTGTGAATATTGCTTACGGCTTCTGGAACAAAGTGAAAGAA AACCAGGTAAACAACAAGATGCAATATTAATTGAGGCA tgCTTAGTGGAAGCAATCTACATCTTGGACACGCTTTGTTCCTCCGACAAATCTTTGATTCCAAAACTGATTGAGATTATCAGAAGACTTTATACCCGAGTCACTTCAGATATAAATAAATGGAAAAGAGTTCTGATACCTGTGGTGCAATTCTTTCTCAATCATG GTGAAACTGTTGTATTTGATCCAGAACCTGCCTGTAAAACACTGTTTGGTCCTGTGCTTAGTTCATATTACTGCCA CTCCTCCCTTGCCTTTGACATCATTTTCTTCTCTCTGGAAAACTTGGAGAAGCTCAGCTATTCGACTAGTGTTCTCTCAAAGTACTTTCCAAATATATTAAAG ATATTAGCCTGGTATCCTCGAACATATCTCAAGGAATTCATGGATTTGTTACCTGCCATGTTAAACGAGGATACGATTGTAGAG GTGTTTCATGCCTTGCTTGATCTGCCTTGCTTGGCAGCAGCACTCTGCACTTCTTCTGTCAAAG CCAACAGTGGAGACAAGATGATATTTGGTCAGCAGTCCTCTGCCGAGGCATTTTGGTCACCTGAGCACAGGTCTCTTTACAGCTTCATTCTAAGACCTGAAGCTGGACACGGCGACACCATTGACAA ACTTGCCACTCTTCATTCGCTGTTAGAGGACACGCTGGAGCAACCTCGCGTTGTGGTATCCGCTCAAATTGTTCCAGTCCTGCTTAA tGTGATGTTTGCTACAGTTCTGGAACAAGCGGAAGAAGAGACAGTCAGTCGTTTGGTGCCTGTTATTCTGGAGAGAGTGGGACTGTTGTATCCTGTGCAACACTATCAGCGAGAGATTCACGA GTTGTTATCTCAGCGTTTGGTGCAGCTATGTCAGAAATACCCAAACCTGATTATCAGGTTCCAACAGGATATCATGGATTTTGTCACTGGACTGAAGAACCTTGGaccaacaaaagaaaactttttcgTTCACTTG GTGTGGATCATTGGGGAGTTCGCTTCCTCTGCGCATGACAGTGGATGCACCGTCCAGAATATCGTCCACTATTTTGAG GCATTTGAAGCTTTAACTTACGAAGTGATCATGCAGACGGCACCGGGAAAG GTCACGTTCAGTGGGAGACTTCTATCGGTTCTTATGACAACCTTGGCGAAG CTTGCTTCAAGATGCCAGGACTTGATACAGAGAGCCATATTGTGCTTGAGTAAAATTGTTCGGCAAAAACCG GTGCTTCTTTCTGACCCAGAGTGTTATCCAGATGTACTAATGCGAGCTCAGGAATTAATCAATCTCTTAAAGCTTCCAAA TGTGGCTCCCGTAATACTGAGTCCAGATGTGGAAGTTTACAGTGGAAG GTGGCACAGGGACAGCAATTCTTCGTTACCGCTCCTGTTACGCACTTGTGACACCATCCTGGCATCGTAG